One Pseudomonas muyukensis DNA segment encodes these proteins:
- a CDS encoding LysR family transcriptional regulator — protein sequence MHIDLRQLRHFIALVEHRSFVGAAAAVNLSQSAFSRSIQTLEHNVGCRLVDRASKELAPTRQGLLVLEHSRRLVHGAHNLVNEINQFNGATTGVVRFGSGPAPAGGLVPRAVARFVAEYPAARTCFQVDNWQALNRRLMAEEIEFFVADTRQFEADPDYQVHKLAPQRWHFCCRAGHPLAELAEVRARDLFSYPLATTFRPPNIRKILSDLSGRQDFLPSVECEHGYALLNVVLHSDTIGIACSANLRPYDGLVALKLVDLAPEQEEAFYTRYGVVSRVGYGLSALARGLVKQLIACDSEL from the coding sequence ATGCATATCGACCTGCGCCAACTCCGTCACTTCATCGCCCTTGTCGAACACCGCAGTTTCGTCGGCGCGGCAGCGGCGGTGAACCTCTCGCAATCGGCCTTCAGCCGCAGCATCCAGACGCTGGAACACAACGTCGGCTGCCGCCTGGTCGACCGCGCCAGCAAGGAGCTGGCGCCGACCCGCCAGGGCTTGCTGGTGCTGGAGCATTCGCGGCGGCTGGTGCATGGCGCGCACAACCTGGTCAACGAGATCAACCAGTTCAACGGCGCCACTACCGGGGTGGTGCGCTTCGGCTCGGGGCCGGCGCCGGCCGGTGGCCTGGTGCCCCGGGCCGTGGCCCGCTTCGTCGCCGAGTACCCGGCGGCGCGCACCTGCTTCCAGGTGGATAACTGGCAGGCGCTGAACCGCCGCCTGATGGCCGAGGAGATCGAGTTCTTCGTCGCCGATACCCGTCAGTTCGAGGCCGACCCGGACTACCAGGTGCACAAGCTGGCGCCGCAGCGCTGGCACTTCTGCTGCCGGGCCGGGCATCCACTGGCCGAGCTTGCCGAGGTGCGTGCGCGGGACCTGTTCAGCTATCCGCTGGCGACCACCTTCCGCCCGCCGAACATCCGCAAGATCCTTAGCGACCTCAGTGGGCGGCAAGACTTCCTGCCCAGTGTCGAGTGCGAGCATGGCTATGCACTGCTCAACGTGGTGCTGCACTCGGACACCATCGGCATCGCCTGTAGCGCCAACCTGCGACCCTACGACGGGCTGGTCGCGCTGAAGCTGGTGGACCTGGCGCCGGAGCAGGAAGAGGCGTTCTATACCCGCTATGGGGTGGTGAGCCGGGTGGGGTATGGCTTGTCGGCGTTGGCGCGGGGGTTGGTGAAGCAGCTGATTGCCTGTGATAGCGAGTTGTAG
- a CDS encoding TauD/TfdA dioxygenase family protein has protein sequence MSNAALATAPQPLELDIHPVAGRIGAEIRGIKLSADLDPATVDAIQAALVRHKVIFFRAQTHLDDVGQEAFAQLLGEPIAHPTVPVVDGTSYLLQLDGAEGQRANSWHTDVTFVDAYPKASILRSVLAPAAGGDTVWANTAAAYQELPEPLRALADQLWAVHSNEYDYASVKPDVDPAKLERYRKVFTSTVYETEHPVVRVHPISGERTLQLGHFVKRIKGYSLADSQHLFALLQGHVTRLENTVRWRWQAGDVAIWDNRATQHYAVDDYGTQPRIVRRVTLAGEVPVGVDGQLSRTTRKG, from the coding sequence ATGAGCAACGCCGCACTGGCCACCGCGCCGCAACCTCTCGAACTCGACATCCACCCCGTTGCCGGGCGCATTGGCGCCGAGATTCGTGGCATCAAGCTGTCCGCCGACCTCGACCCGGCCACTGTCGACGCCATCCAGGCGGCGCTGGTGCGGCACAAGGTGATCTTCTTCCGCGCCCAGACCCACCTGGACGACGTGGGCCAGGAAGCCTTCGCCCAACTGCTCGGCGAGCCCATCGCCCACCCCACCGTGCCGGTGGTGGACGGCACCAGCTACCTACTGCAACTGGACGGCGCCGAAGGCCAGCGGGCCAACTCCTGGCATACCGACGTGACCTTCGTCGATGCCTACCCCAAGGCCTCGATCCTGCGTAGCGTGCTGGCGCCAGCCGCCGGCGGCGACACGGTGTGGGCCAACACCGCCGCGGCCTACCAGGAGTTGCCCGAGCCATTGCGCGCCTTGGCCGATCAGCTGTGGGCGGTGCACAGCAACGAATACGACTACGCCAGCGTCAAGCCCGACGTCGACCCGGCCAAGCTCGAGCGCTACCGCAAGGTGTTCACCTCCACCGTGTACGAAACCGAGCACCCGGTGGTGCGCGTGCACCCGATCAGCGGCGAGCGGACGTTGCAGCTGGGGCATTTCGTCAAGCGCATCAAGGGCTATTCGCTGGCCGACTCGCAGCACCTGTTCGCGCTGCTGCAGGGGCACGTGACGCGGTTGGAGAACACCGTGCGCTGGCGCTGGCAGGCCGGCGACGTGGCGATCTGGGACAACCGCGCGACCCAGCATTACGCAGTGGACGACTACGGCACCCAGCCGCGCATCGTGCGCCGGGTGACCCTGGCCGGCGAGGTGCCGGTGGGGGTGGATGGGCAACTGAGTCGGACCACGCGCAAGGGCTGA
- a CDS encoding aryl-sulfate sulfotransferase, with product MNAKTQPHDLPEGACLTAKVPDRDEALLGDVVVNPYRLAPLTAIIRDGGRALGAAHVRVLGRGERGVDIAYQVSDRALWTYGGIPVFGLYPDHVNQVEVSYKLDGERIREHYQIYAPAVRLPVVARQTAALPRVEPVKVAPGFEQRLYLFNHLLGEIPGGRAFKWNGLGGAAEWDQVGNNWIADSNGDVRWYLDIEQIHDSNRRDGLGGTMGFHQTRDGKLIWGQGQTYSKYDLLGRQVWQRNLPDKFADFSHEIRETVNGTYLLRVGTSDYRRPDGKRVRSIRDHVIEVDEAGDVLDFWDLNQILDPYRGDLLETLGKAAIQLPAGLPKQDERLANELAEGDLPFGDTPGVGTGRNWAHVNAIDYDADDDSIIVSARHQGVVKIARDKQVKWILAAPQGWPAHLQDKVLKPVGEGFEWSWTQHTAWLTGRGTLTVFDNGWGRDFGPTKLSGNYSRAVEYKVDEAKGTVEQVWQYGKERGDEWYSPITSVVAYRADTDTQFIYSASVNFLTPEKLTTTVLNEVRRGTQEVAVELKVHSRQPGSVGYRALVIDLDKAF from the coding sequence ATGAATGCCAAGACCCAACCCCATGACCTGCCTGAGGGCGCCTGCCTGACTGCCAAGGTGCCCGACCGCGATGAAGCCTTGCTCGGCGACGTGGTGGTCAACCCCTACCGCCTGGCGCCGCTGACGGCGATCATCCGCGACGGTGGGCGTGCCCTGGGTGCCGCCCATGTGCGCGTGCTGGGCCGTGGCGAGCGCGGCGTCGACATCGCTTACCAGGTGTCCGACCGCGCGCTGTGGACCTACGGCGGCATCCCGGTATTCGGCCTGTACCCGGATCATGTCAACCAGGTCGAGGTGAGCTACAAGCTCGACGGCGAGCGTATCCGTGAGCACTACCAGATCTACGCCCCGGCCGTGCGCCTGCCGGTGGTGGCCAGGCAGACCGCCGCGCTGCCCCGTGTCGAGCCGGTCAAGGTAGCGCCGGGCTTCGAACAGCGCCTGTACCTGTTCAACCACCTGCTCGGCGAGATCCCCGGTGGGCGGGCCTTCAAGTGGAACGGCCTGGGCGGCGCCGCCGAGTGGGACCAGGTGGGCAACAACTGGATCGCCGACAGCAATGGCGACGTGCGCTGGTACCTGGACATCGAGCAGATTCACGATTCCAACCGTCGCGACGGCCTGGGCGGGACCATGGGTTTCCACCAGACCCGTGACGGCAAGCTGATCTGGGGCCAGGGCCAGACCTATTCGAAGTACGACCTGCTGGGCCGGCAGGTGTGGCAGCGCAACCTACCGGACAAGTTCGCCGACTTCTCCCACGAGATCCGCGAAACCGTCAACGGCACCTACCTGCTGCGGGTCGGCACCAGCGACTACCGCCGCCCGGACGGCAAGCGCGTGCGCTCGATCCGCGACCATGTCATCGAGGTCGACGAAGCCGGCGACGTGTTGGACTTCTGGGACTTGAACCAGATCCTCGACCCCTATCGTGGCGACCTGCTGGAGACCTTGGGCAAGGCGGCCATCCAACTGCCGGCCGGGCTACCCAAGCAGGACGAGCGCCTGGCCAACGAGCTGGCCGAGGGCGACCTGCCATTCGGCGACACGCCGGGCGTCGGCACCGGGCGCAACTGGGCCCATGTCAATGCCATCGACTACGATGCCGATGACGACAGCATCATCGTTTCAGCCCGCCACCAGGGGGTGGTGAAGATCGCTCGCGACAAGCAGGTGAAGTGGATTCTCGCCGCGCCCCAAGGCTGGCCGGCGCATCTTCAGGACAAGGTGCTCAAGCCGGTGGGCGAGGGCTTCGAGTGGTCATGGACCCAGCACACCGCCTGGCTGACCGGGCGCGGTACCTTGACCGTGTTCGACAATGGCTGGGGCCGTGACTTCGGGCCGACCAAGCTGAGCGGCAACTACAGCCGGGCGGTGGAGTACAAGGTCGACGAGGCCAAGGGCACGGTCGAGCAGGTGTGGCAGTACGGCAAGGAGCGCGGGGATGAGTGGTACAGCCCGATCACCTCGGTGGTGGCCTACCGGGCAGATACCGACACCCAGTTCATCTATTCGGCTTCGGTGAACTTCCTGACGCCCGAGAAACTCACCACCACCGTGCTCAATGAGGTGCGCCGGGGCACCCAGGAGGTGGCGGTGGAGCTGAAAGTGCACAGTCGCCAGCCAGGCAGCGTGGGCTACCGGGCGCTGGTGATCGACCTCGACAAGGCGTTCTGA
- a CDS encoding TonB-dependent receptor codes for MLAWAHASRSICMSRLSRWPARASAIALQPLAAGVLLAAAGSSFAEQAASAAPVVAQDTQLGTVTVNARRREESAQSVPTPISVLSSETLETQRIYRVQDLQQLVPSTNVSYVHARQSSISIRGLGNNPASDGLEGSVGVYLDNVYLGRPGMAVFDLLDVEQLEVLRGPQGTLFGKNTTAGVLNITTRKPTFQREGSVQSSLGEDGYWQTQGSFSGPLTDTLAGRISAYHTEDDGYVKNVYNGHDLNGGKRQGLRTQLLFKPSETFNLRWIGEYNEENSDNGILSLYSTGPTLNGVNRYESLARQAGATLVSGKDRKVNFDSDQMVKVFQGGTSVEANWTLPNDFTLTSISAYRWWDFTPRNDDGLNVPVFYNAGVSVRDKQYSQEIRLASPTGGFFDYVLGAYYFKQDLDNKSFTYNGPQADIWNLTPAGALANVTTIGNGHIDTDSYALFAQGTWHLTERLDFTAGVRGTYEEKSAWVTRDAPAGGAPVSGAAATARQGRVGAYDSGDLNQYSFAPSGLLSLSYRFSDDLLGYASLSHGEKSGGVNLTVGAAPRLGTDSLLVGTERANNAELGIKSSWFDNRLQLNSNLFWTEVHGYQANVYDQVNRVQYLANAGSVRSRGLEFEATAAPLRGLTLNFNGSWNDVRYTKYDDAPCPPEISLANAAATCDLSGHQVVGASKYIANLNGQYKWQLSDRIEPYVTASYAFRSKAVGTIDDSDYGQIPSYAIVNLSTGVRLDQGDGVLDLSLWLKNAGDKTYFTSLWNSANGGYAGVLGTPRTLGATARYDF; via the coding sequence ATGCTCGCCTGGGCCCATGCCTCAAGGAGCATTTGCATGTCCCGACTTTCCCGTTGGCCGGCGCGCGCGTCGGCGATCGCTTTGCAACCCCTGGCGGCCGGGGTGCTGCTGGCCGCCGCCGGCAGCAGCTTCGCCGAGCAAGCGGCCAGCGCCGCACCGGTGGTCGCCCAGGACACCCAGCTTGGCACCGTCACCGTCAATGCCCGGCGCCGTGAAGAGAGCGCGCAGAGCGTGCCCACGCCAATCAGCGTGCTGAGCAGCGAAACCCTGGAAACCCAGCGAATCTATCGGGTGCAGGACCTGCAGCAACTGGTGCCGAGCACCAACGTCTCGTATGTGCATGCCCGCCAGTCGAGCATTTCGATCCGTGGCCTGGGCAACAACCCGGCCAGCGATGGCCTGGAAGGCAGCGTCGGCGTGTACCTGGACAACGTCTACCTGGGGCGGCCGGGCATGGCGGTGTTCGACCTGCTCGACGTCGAGCAGCTGGAGGTGTTGCGCGGCCCGCAGGGCACGCTGTTCGGCAAGAACACCACCGCCGGGGTGCTCAACATCACCACGCGCAAGCCCACCTTCCAGCGCGAGGGCAGCGTGCAGTCGTCACTGGGCGAGGACGGTTACTGGCAGACCCAGGGCAGCTTCTCCGGCCCTCTGACCGATACCCTGGCCGGGCGCATCAGCGCCTACCACACCGAGGACGACGGCTATGTGAAGAACGTCTACAACGGCCATGACCTCAACGGTGGCAAGCGCCAGGGTTTGCGTACCCAGCTGCTGTTCAAGCCCAGCGAAACCTTCAACCTGCGCTGGATTGGCGAATACAACGAAGAAAATTCCGACAACGGCATCCTCAGCCTGTACAGCACCGGGCCGACCCTCAACGGCGTCAACCGCTATGAAAGCCTGGCGCGCCAGGCCGGTGCCACGCTGGTGTCGGGCAAGGACCGCAAGGTCAATTTCGATTCCGACCAGATGGTCAAGGTGTTCCAGGGCGGCACCTCGGTGGAGGCCAACTGGACCCTGCCCAACGACTTCACCCTTACCTCGATCAGCGCCTACCGCTGGTGGGACTTCACCCCGCGCAACGACGACGGCCTCAATGTGCCGGTGTTCTACAACGCCGGTGTTTCGGTGCGCGACAAGCAGTATTCCCAGGAAATCCGCCTGGCCTCGCCCACTGGTGGTTTCTTCGACTACGTGCTCGGCGCCTATTACTTCAAGCAGGACCTGGACAACAAGTCGTTCACCTACAACGGCCCGCAGGCTGATATCTGGAACCTCACGCCGGCCGGCGCCCTGGCGAACGTCACCACGATCGGCAATGGCCATATCGATACCGACAGCTACGCGCTGTTCGCCCAGGGCACCTGGCACCTTACCGAGCGCCTGGACTTCACCGCCGGGGTGCGCGGCACCTATGAAGAGAAGAGCGCCTGGGTGACCCGCGACGCGCCGGCCGGTGGCGCGCCGGTCAGCGGCGCGGCCGCGACCGCTCGCCAGGGCCGGGTGGGCGCCTACGATTCGGGCGACCTCAACCAGTACAGCTTCGCGCCATCCGGGCTGCTGAGCCTGAGCTACCGCTTCAGCGATGATCTGCTGGGCTACGCCAGCCTGTCCCACGGCGAGAAGTCCGGCGGCGTCAACCTCACCGTCGGCGCCGCGCCACGGCTGGGCACCGATTCGCTGCTGGTGGGCACCGAGCGCGCCAACAACGCCGAACTCGGCATCAAGAGCAGTTGGTTCGACAACCGCCTGCAACTGAACAGCAACCTGTTCTGGACCGAGGTGCACGGCTACCAGGCCAACGTCTACGACCAGGTCAACCGCGTGCAGTACCTGGCCAACGCCGGCAGCGTGCGCTCCCGCGGCCTGGAGTTCGAGGCCACGGCAGCGCCGCTGCGCGGGCTGACGCTGAACTTCAACGGCTCGTGGAACGACGTGCGCTACACCAAGTACGACGACGCGCCGTGCCCGCCGGAAATCAGCCTGGCCAACGCCGCCGCCACCTGCGACCTGTCTGGCCACCAGGTGGTGGGCGCCTCCAAGTACATCGCCAACCTCAACGGCCAGTACAAGTGGCAGTTGAGCGATCGCATCGAGCCCTACGTCACGGCCAGCTACGCCTTCCGTTCCAAGGCCGTGGGCACCATCGACGACTCCGACTACGGGCAGATCCCCAGCTACGCCATCGTCAACCTGTCCACCGGCGTGCGCCTGGACCAGGGCGACGGCGTGCTCGACCTGTCGCTGTGGCTGAAGAACGCCGGCGACAAGACCTACTTCACCAGCCTGTGGAACTCCGCCAACGGCGGTTATGCCGGGGTGCTGGGGACTCCGCGCACCCTGGGCGCCACCGCCCGTTACGACTTCTGA